One window from the genome of Amycolatopsis sp. NBC_01480 encodes:
- a CDS encoding helix-turn-helix domain-containing protein, whose translation MIERGIPLPARVGDHQRSHQAHDVSVGRSVQSPSAQLLYTPAQAAELLAIGESWLRRKAGTRAIPCTYVGKHLRFAHADLEQIVAAGHRPGGTYPRRSGARSRRTHRNAAR comes from the coding sequence GTGATCGAACGGGGGATCCCGTTGCCAGCCCGCGTTGGTGACCACCAGCGAAGCCACCAGGCCCATGACGTCTCGGTCGGCCGGAGCGTCCAGTCGCCGAGTGCGCAGCTGCTCTACACACCGGCGCAAGCGGCCGAGCTTCTCGCGATAGGGGAGTCGTGGTTACGGCGTAAGGCGGGGACACGGGCGATCCCGTGCACCTACGTCGGTAAGCATTTGCGGTTCGCCCACGCCGATCTGGAACAGATCGTCGCCGCAGGACATCGCCCCGGCGGGACCTATCCACGACGCAGCGGCGCACGATCGCGTCGTACACATCGAAACGCCGCGCGATGA
- a CDS encoding tyrosine-type recombinase/integrase, with product MRFRREDGSVASLPGFASEADANDHIDEMTVSQRKGTWIDPLAGQTTVAEYAPNWLASLDIDQRTEENYRGFINKHIVPKWGATALDAVTNLAVRGWEKTLRSAKLAKTTVDSIIKCFSLMLSDAVGEFIGANPIQPRRRGRRRRAHKRTPRKVWAEPGEVLGVADQVALKYGPGGAVLVVAAAWTGARWGELVGLQRHNLHLFDDDTGFMVVDPDVGALHEPNKGGLYLGPPKTEESAREITLPPFLVVMLRAHLLTHTHPHVFVTQQKELHRRSNFSRRAFRPAADGNARIQNPLIRLQPIKPGLTFHGLRHSHKTWMIDDGIAEIAQSLRLGHILGDKVRETYSHVAAAMEARLLAALQTRWEKAVADRPVHATRTRWRELAGAA from the coding sequence GTGCGGTTCCGCCGTGAAGACGGGTCGGTCGCGTCGCTTCCTGGTTTCGCTTCGGAGGCCGACGCGAACGACCACATCGACGAGATGACCGTGAGTCAGCGCAAAGGGACCTGGATCGATCCGCTCGCCGGCCAGACCACGGTCGCGGAGTACGCACCGAATTGGCTGGCCTCGCTCGACATCGACCAGCGGACCGAGGAGAACTACCGAGGTTTCATCAACAAGCACATCGTCCCGAAGTGGGGAGCGACAGCGCTGGACGCGGTCACCAACCTCGCGGTCCGGGGATGGGAGAAGACGCTGCGGTCGGCGAAGCTCGCCAAGACCACGGTCGACAGCATCATCAAGTGCTTCTCCCTCATGCTGTCCGACGCGGTGGGCGAGTTCATCGGCGCGAACCCGATCCAGCCACGCCGCCGGGGCCGCCGCCGACGGGCGCACAAACGTACGCCCCGGAAGGTGTGGGCCGAACCCGGGGAGGTGCTGGGTGTGGCCGACCAGGTTGCGCTGAAGTATGGGCCAGGGGGAGCCGTGCTGGTGGTGGCAGCGGCGTGGACGGGGGCACGCTGGGGCGAGCTCGTCGGGCTGCAGCGGCACAACCTCCACCTGTTCGACGACGACACAGGCTTCATGGTCGTTGATCCCGACGTCGGTGCACTGCACGAGCCGAACAAGGGTGGCCTGTATCTGGGGCCGCCGAAGACCGAGGAGTCGGCCCGTGAGATCACCCTGCCACCGTTCCTGGTCGTCATGCTCAGAGCACACCTGCTGACCCACACGCACCCGCATGTGTTCGTCACCCAGCAAAAGGAGTTGCACCGGCGCAGCAACTTCTCCCGTCGGGCGTTCCGCCCGGCGGCCGACGGCAACGCCCGCATCCAGAACCCCTTGATCCGGCTGCAACCGATCAAGCCGGGTTTGACCTTCCACGGTCTGCGGCACAGCCACAAGACCTGGATGATTGACGACGGCATCGCCGAAATCGCCCAGTCGCTACGTCTCGGCCACATCCTGGGGGACAAGGTCCGGGAAACCTACTCCCACGTCGCCGCCGCCATGGAAGCACGGCTCCTTGCCGCGCTTCAGACTCGCTGGGAGAAGGCGGTCGCTGACCGTCCAGTTCATGCAACGCGTACTCGCTGGCGCGAACTCGCAGGGGCAGCCTGA